One Desulfatiglans anilini DSM 4660 DNA window includes the following coding sequences:
- a CDS encoding replication-associated recombination protein A, whose translation MSADRKGAPLAERMRPAALEEMVGQGHLLGSDRPLARALESGRMSSVILWGPPGSGKTTLARLMERYSRLPFRSFSAVTSGVKDLREVVEAAQKEKERSGRATLLFVDEIHRLNKAQQDAFLPHLENGLIVLVGATTENPSFEVIAPLLSRARVMTLKPLSDQDIRRLLERALADKEKGLGEMGLRLTPEALDFLVSLSQGDARVALNDLEAAADYHLAGPEPEKPLETGELEQALSRKALAYDKAGEEHYNLISAFHKSLRGGDAQAAVYWLYRMLEAGEDALFIARRMIRFASEDVGLADPQALPAALAAFEAWEKVGPPEARLALMQAAVYLAAAPKSNALYMAEKRVRAAIEQHGALSVPLHIRNAPTRLMKELGYGKGYLYPHDHPGALVAQTYLPDKLMEAVFYTPAQRGFEREIDRRLASFKRLLKKKEEA comes from the coding sequence ATGTCTGCAGATCGAAAGGGTGCCCCGCTCGCTGAGAGAATGCGCCCCGCCGCTTTGGAGGAGATGGTGGGGCAGGGGCATCTCCTGGGCTCGGACAGGCCTCTGGCAAGGGCCCTGGAATCCGGGCGCATGAGTTCGGTCATCCTCTGGGGGCCTCCCGGCAGCGGCAAGACGACGCTCGCGAGACTCATGGAGCGGTACAGCCGATTGCCGTTCCGTTCTTTTTCGGCGGTCACCTCCGGCGTCAAGGACCTGCGTGAGGTCGTCGAGGCGGCTCAGAAGGAAAAGGAGCGCAGCGGCAGGGCTACGCTTCTCTTTGTGGACGAGATCCATCGCTTGAACAAGGCTCAGCAGGACGCCTTTCTTCCCCACTTGGAAAACGGCCTGATCGTCCTGGTCGGGGCGACGACCGAGAATCCTTCCTTCGAGGTGATTGCCCCGCTTCTTTCCAGGGCGCGGGTGATGACGCTGAAGCCCTTGTCGGATCAGGATATCCGGAGACTCCTGGAACGCGCGCTGGCAGATAAAGAAAAGGGTCTCGGGGAAATGGGGTTGCGATTGACCCCGGAGGCGCTGGATTTCCTGGTGAGTCTTTCGCAGGGCGACGCCCGTGTGGCCCTGAACGATCTCGAAGCGGCCGCCGATTACCACCTGGCCGGTCCTGAACCTGAAAAGCCGCTAGAGACCGGGGAATTGGAACAGGCCCTCAGCCGGAAGGCATTGGCATACGACAAGGCCGGGGAGGAGCACTACAACCTGATCTCCGCTTTTCATAAGAGTCTGAGGGGAGGGGATGCCCAGGCGGCGGTCTATTGGCTGTACCGGATGCTTGAAGCGGGGGAGGACGCCCTGTTCATCGCCCGCCGCATGATCCGTTTCGCATCGGAGGACGTCGGGCTCGCTGACCCTCAGGCTCTGCCGGCCGCATTGGCTGCTTTCGAGGCGTGGGAGAAGGTCGGCCCGCCCGAGGCGCGGCTGGCGCTGATGCAGGCCGCCGTCTACCTGGCTGCCGCGCCGAAGAGCAATGCCCTCTATATGGCCGAGAAGCGGGTCCGTGCTGCGATCGAGCAGCATGGAGCGCTTTCGGTTCCCCTGCACATCCGCAACGCCCCGACCCGCCTGATGAAGGAACTCGGCTACGGAAAAGGCTACCTGTATCCCCACGACCACCCCGGTGCCCTGGTCGCCCAAACCTATCTGCCGGACAAGCTCATGGAAGCGGTCTTTTACACCCCGGCGCAGCGGGGGTTCGAACGGGAGATCGATCGGCGCCTCGCTTCCTTCAAAAGACTCCTCAAGAAAAAGGAGGAGGCGTGA